One window from the genome of Methanobacteriaceae archaeon encodes:
- a CDS encoding TatD family hydrolase: protein MIDAHIHADTRPYEDFEKMAISGIDKAITCAHDPLRMTTSEVVLDHFHRLVSNDVKRANENGLKLYVALGLHPRSISKNHEIIIQALPNLLQNNLMVAIGEIGLEKTSSEEINVFIEQLKIADDLKAKVIVHTPRTNKKEVTKTTKKIILENINPKLVIIDHIDFDIVNDLIDQDFTLGITVQPRKMAPQDAVNLLKEYGTDKFVLNSDISSSPSDPLSVPKTVHQMRLADFKEKDIAKVSEKNASAFFNI from the coding sequence ATGATAGATGCACATATACATGCAGACACACGACCTTATGAAGATTTTGAAAAAATGGCAATATCTGGAATAGATAAAGCCATTACTTGTGCCCACGATCCTCTGAGAATGACAACATCCGAAGTAGTACTTGATCATTTCCATAGGCTTGTGAGTAATGATGTTAAAAGAGCTAATGAAAACGGATTAAAATTATATGTTGCCCTGGGGTTGCACCCTCGAAGTATCTCAAAAAATCATGAAATTATAATTCAAGCCTTACCAAATTTACTTCAAAATAATTTAATGGTCGCTATTGGAGAAATTGGACTGGAAAAAACTTCTAGTGAGGAAATAAATGTTTTTATTGAACAGTTGAAAATTGCAGATGATTTAAAAGCTAAAGTAATTGTGCATACACCACGAACAAATAAAAAAGAAGTTACAAAAACCACTAAAAAGATTATTTTAGAAAATATCAATCCTAAACTTGTTATAATTGACCATATAGATTTTGATATAGTAAATGACCTTATTGATCAAGATTTCACTCTGGGAATTACAGTACAGCCCCGGAAAATGGCCCCCCAAGATGCAGTTAATCTATTGAAAGAATATGGGACTGACAAATTTGTTTTAAATAGTGATATAAGTTCTTCACCTTCAGATCCACTTTCTGTTCCAAAGACAGTTCACCAAATGAGATTAGCTGATTTTAAAGAAAAAGATATAGCAAAAGTATCTGAAAAAAATGCTTCGGCCTTTTTTAATATTTGA
- a CDS encoding DUF1724 domain-containing protein translates to MRNLFELHDQIQDDLKFMVKSKIRLKIMFSLLEGPKSMKEINETHNLSFATISNNMKRLVEENLVKKVENKFEITSFCKLKLDSIIDFQQSTTFSNRFEDLLLDHDISGIPDFLIQDMGVFFDSELVQSTPVDIYKTHNTFINLLSESKEIFGVSPISHPDYTVLFQDLIKTDVNSCLILTDDIIKRTVTTSDLKTITGSITNKNLELRRYSGDLNIAFTVADNFVSLGFFSDDGTYDQNRDLVSKNKDAIDWTKRLFDYYYQRSEKVGITNLAKIMVS, encoded by the coding sequence ATGAGAAATCTTTTTGAGCTACATGATCAGATTCAAGATGACTTAAAATTCATGGTTAAATCTAAAATTAGGCTAAAAATCATGTTTAGTCTTTTAGAAGGCCCTAAATCTATGAAAGAAATAAATGAGACACATAATTTAAGTTTTGCGACCATTTCTAATAATATGAAACGTTTAGTTGAAGAAAATTTAGTTAAGAAAGTAGAAAATAAATTTGAAATAACAAGTTTTTGCAAGTTAAAGCTGGATTCTATCATTGATTTTCAGCAATCAACTACTTTTTCAAATAGGTTTGAAGATTTATTATTAGATCATGATATCAGTGGTATTCCTGATTTTCTAATTCAAGACATGGGCGTATTTTTTGATTCTGAACTTGTTCAATCAACTCCAGTGGATATTTATAAAACTCATAATACTTTTATTAATCTTTTATCTGAATCAAAAGAAATATTTGGTGTTTCCCCTATTTCACATCCAGATTACACGGTTTTATTCCAGGATTTGATTAAAACAGATGTAAATTCATGTTTGATTCTTACAGATGATATAATTAAGAGAACAGTCACTACATCTGATTTAAAAACAATAACTGGTTCTATTACTAATAAAAATCTCGAACTTCGGCGCTATTCTGGTGATTTAAATATAGCATTTACTGTGGCTGATAATTTTGTTTCATTAGGCTTTTTTAGTGATGATGGAACTTATGATCAAAATAGAGATTTAGTAAGTAAAAACAAAGATGCAATTGACTGGACAAAAAGGCTATTTGACTATTATTATCAAAGGTCAGAAAAAGTGGGAATTACTAATCTGGCAAAAATCATGGTTTCATAG
- a CDS encoding DUF1724 domain-containing protein, whose translation MFIDNSHYLENQPEDIKFLAVSNVRTKILLSLYDGPKKLAYLRDKTGIASSTIIHGLGQLENKKWIVRRGDNSYITSKGKIILLNLIKIMQKLETIKKQQIFWKNHNLNGIPLKLQKNIHMLSESYLVEVKLDNLEEPFTKYLELLSNAKNICAVLPVCFSRHTDAIQRILVNGGFVKLILDKNILKQFIEQFNSSDVLKFVKVGSLEIWVVPVNLEVACVVSENLASLGLFFENGVYDTSCLLMGHNISALDWGNSLFQHYNNLGEKMDKTAIKQMNHGLKSK comes from the coding sequence TTGTTTATAGATAATTCTCATTATTTAGAAAATCAACCTGAGGATATAAAGTTCTTGGCTGTATCCAATGTCAGAACTAAAATTCTACTTAGTTTGTATGATGGCCCTAAAAAATTGGCATATTTGAGAGATAAAACTGGAATTGCTTCTTCTACAATAATTCATGGTTTAGGACAACTTGAAAATAAGAAGTGGATAGTTCGTAGGGGAGATAATTCTTACATAACTTCCAAGGGAAAAATTATTTTATTAAATTTGATAAAGATTATGCAAAAACTGGAAACCATAAAAAAGCAACAAATTTTCTGGAAAAATCATAATTTAAATGGAATACCCCTAAAATTACAAAAAAATATACATATGCTTAGTGAATCTTACTTAGTTGAAGTAAAGCTGGATAATTTAGAAGAACCTTTTACTAAATACTTAGAACTGTTATCTAATGCTAAGAATATATGTGCGGTTTTACCAGTTTGTTTTTCAAGACATACTGATGCAATTCAAAGAATTTTAGTAAATGGAGGGTTTGTAAAATTAATTCTTGATAAAAATATTTTAAAACAATTTATAGAACAATTTAATAGTTCCGATGTGTTAAAATTTGTTAAAGTAGGTAGTTTAGAAATATGGGTAGTTCCGGTTAATTTGGAAGTTGCTTGTGTGGTATCTGAAAATTTAGCTTCTCTAGGTTTATTCTTTGAAAATGGAGTCTATGACACATCTTGTCTATTAATGGGCCATAATATATCTGCTTTAGATTGGGGAAATAGTCTTTTTCAACATTACAATAATCTTGGTGAAAAGATGGATAAAACAGCTATAAAACAGATGAATCATGGATTAAAATCTAAATAA
- the glyS gene encoding glycine--tRNA ligase, giving the protein MKHENVMNVAKKRGFLWSSFEIYSGVSGFVDYGPLGAVLKNNVMQKWRDFYVVGEGFYEIESPTIMPEEALKASGHVDHFTDPMAECKECMDVFRADHVVKEAIGHEVEGLENQKITEIISENEIMCPKCGGHLTHVWSYNLMFQTLIGAKGKKTGYMRPETAQGIFIPFKRLLRFFRNKLPFGVVQLGKAYRNEISPRQGVIRLREFTQAEAEIFVNPEDKTHPKFSQIKAEKLSLYSSDCQLATEEPLKVTAQEALDNKIVSSEMLIYQLYLAQKFLREIRIPDEALRFRQHLPSEMAHYAIDCWDVEVQTDNYGWVEIIGIADRTDYDLKSHSEHSSEDLRVFIEYDEPKSVKKSIAKPNMSIFGPAFKGAAPQLMKVLEESDAEKIQKSFQENGNFPVELDSTYEILPEHVNFEEVDEVIRGEKIFPHVIEPSFGIDRIIYSLLLHSFQEEEDRSYFKLAKDIAPVGVSVFPLLNKEGMVEMALEIKDTLRSNGFIAEYDSSGTIGRRYARSDEIGVPFAITIDHESLEDKTVTIRNRDDSKQYRIPLKRVPEIISDLLTSKKEFEGLSKELYKI; this is encoded by the coding sequence ATAAAACATGAAAATGTCATGAATGTGGCCAAAAAAAGAGGATTTTTATGGTCATCATTCGAAATATACTCCGGAGTATCTGGTTTTGTTGATTACGGCCCATTAGGTGCCGTTTTAAAAAATAACGTCATGCAAAAATGGAGAGACTTTTATGTAGTTGGCGAAGGATTCTATGAAATCGAATCTCCTACCATCATGCCTGAAGAAGCTCTGAAAGCATCAGGACACGTTGACCATTTTACAGATCCCATGGCTGAATGTAAGGAATGTATGGATGTATTCCGAGCAGATCACGTGGTAAAAGAGGCCATAGGGCATGAAGTGGAAGGTTTAGAAAATCAAAAAATTACTGAAATTATCTCTGAAAATGAAATAATGTGTCCCAAGTGTGGAGGCCATCTCACCCATGTTTGGAGTTACAACTTAATGTTCCAAACATTAATCGGAGCAAAGGGCAAAAAAACAGGTTATATGAGGCCTGAAACAGCTCAAGGAATTTTTATACCATTTAAAAGACTTTTAAGGTTTTTCAGAAATAAATTACCATTTGGTGTAGTTCAACTGGGTAAAGCTTATCGGAATGAAATTTCTCCACGACAGGGCGTTATCAGACTAAGGGAATTTACACAGGCCGAAGCAGAGATCTTTGTAAACCCGGAGGATAAAACCCACCCTAAATTTTCCCAGATAAAAGCTGAAAAACTGAGTTTGTACTCTTCAGACTGTCAGTTAGCCACCGAAGAACCATTAAAGGTCACAGCTCAGGAAGCACTAGATAATAAAATTGTTTCCAGTGAAATGTTAATATACCAGCTTTATCTGGCCCAGAAGTTTTTAAGAGAAATAAGAATACCTGATGAAGCTTTAAGATTCAGACAGCACCTTCCAAGCGAAATGGCTCACTATGCAATCGATTGCTGGGATGTAGAGGTTCAAACGGATAATTATGGCTGGGTGGAAATAATTGGTATTGCTGACAGAACAGATTATGATTTAAAATCACACAGTGAACACAGCAGTGAAGATTTAAGAGTATTCATTGAATATGATGAACCAAAATCAGTTAAAAAGAGTATTGCTAAACCTAATATGAGCATATTTGGTCCTGCCTTTAAAGGAGCAGCTCCCCAGTTAATGAAAGTCTTAGAAGAGTCAGATGCTGAAAAAATTCAAAAATCATTCCAGGAAAATGGTAATTTCCCAGTAGAACTGGATTCTACTTATGAAATACTGCCAGAACATGTGAATTTCGAAGAAGTAGACGAAGTAATTAGGGGAGAAAAAATATTCCCCCATGTAATTGAGCCATCTTTCGGAATAGATAGAATAATCTATTCACTTTTACTACACTCCTTCCAGGAAGAAGAAGATCGTTCTTATTTCAAATTAGCCAAAGACATTGCTCCTGTAGGAGTAAGTGTTTTTCCTTTGCTAAATAAAGAAGGAATGGTAGAAATGGCCTTAGAAATAAAAGATACTTTAAGATCTAATGGTTTCATAGCAGAATACGACTCTTCAGGGACTATTGGCAGGAGATATGCTAGATCAGATGAAATTGGAGTCCCATTTGCCATTACTATAGATCACGAATCGCTGGAAGATAAAACAGTTACTATAAGAAATAGGGATGATTCCAAACAATACAGAATTCCTCTGAAAAGAGTTCCAGAAATTATTTCAGATCTTTTGACTTCGAAAAAAGAATTTGAAGGCCTATCTAAAGAGTTATACAAAATTTAA
- the dcd gene encoding dCTP deaminase has translation MAILSDTDIKKYLEDGLILIDPLEDPERQIQPSSVDLRIGSEFKGFKIIRKPFIDPKDKSDMDSYMESFHIDESQPFIIHPGEFALATTFETVRLPDNLVARVEGRSSMGRLGITMHVTAGYIDPGFQGKITLEISNIGKMPVALYPGQRVCQIVFETMTSPANKPYGHPDRDSKYMGQTRPESSKIKHDYELKNNKL, from the coding sequence ATGGCAATTCTAAGTGACACTGATATAAAAAAATATTTAGAAGATGGTTTAATATTGATTGATCCATTGGAAGACCCTGAAAGACAAATACAACCTTCTTCTGTTGATTTAAGAATTGGAAGTGAGTTTAAGGGGTTTAAAATAATTAGGAAACCATTTATAGACCCTAAAGATAAGTCAGACATGGATTCTTACATGGAATCTTTTCATATTGATGAAAGTCAGCCATTTATTATACATCCTGGAGAATTTGCACTGGCCACAACTTTTGAAACTGTTCGTTTGCCAGATAATTTGGTAGCTCGCGTAGAAGGTCGTTCTTCCATGGGGCGATTAGGAATAACCATGCATGTAACTGCAGGTTACATAGACCCTGGTTTCCAAGGTAAAATTACTTTAGAAATATCTAACATTGGTAAAATGCCAGTAGCACTATATCCTGGCCAAAGAGTGTGCCAGATAGTCTTTGAAACCATGACTTCACCTGCCAATAAACCTTATGGGCACCCAGACAGAGATAGTAAATATATGGGTCAAACCAGACCAGAATCAAGTAAAATCAAGCATGATTACGAATTAAAGAATAATAAGCTCTGA
- a CDS encoding TrmJ/YjtD family RNA methyltransferase produces the protein MEKKDFLKDNIYVVFVEPESPGNIGFLARTMKNFGLYNLILINPCDLKKEAYFQAMHARELVEHAEIHKSIPDLLASKQIDFIIGTTGTPGGSYKLSRIPLKPQQLAESIRTEGKIAFLFGREGDGLYNDEIEICDAVVSIPTDEIYPIMNITHAAAIIFYEIFKNRNEFNVEGLEEASLSEKEYLIEEMEEVVEKLDIPPHKKKNGTKTFKNILGRAFITGREAHTLKGILRRINGKME, from the coding sequence ATGGAAAAAAAAGATTTTTTAAAAGATAACATCTACGTGGTATTTGTAGAGCCAGAATCTCCAGGAAATATTGGTTTTTTAGCCAGAACTATGAAAAATTTTGGTCTTTATAATTTAATTCTTATAAATCCATGTGATCTAAAAAAAGAAGCTTATTTTCAGGCCATGCACGCACGTGAACTGGTAGAGCACGCTGAAATTCACAAATCTATTCCAGATTTACTTGCATCAAAACAAATAGATTTTATAATAGGTACGACTGGAACTCCGGGTGGAAGTTACAAATTATCACGTATTCCCCTAAAACCACAACAACTCGCCGAATCCATACGTACAGAAGGTAAAATAGCATTTTTATTTGGAAGAGAAGGTGATGGATTATATAATGATGAAATAGAAATTTGCGATGCAGTAGTAAGCATTCCCACAGATGAAATTTATCCCATTATGAATATAACTCATGCTGCAGCCATTATTTTCTATGAGATATTCAAAAATAGAAATGAATTTAATGTAGAAGGCCTAGAAGAGGCCTCTCTAAGCGAAAAGGAATATTTAATAGAAGAAATGGAAGAAGTTGTAGAAAAATTGGATATTCCTCCGCACAAAAAGAAAAATGGTACTAAAACTTTTAAAAACATTCTAGGCCGTGCGTTTATTACTGGAAGAGAAGCCCATACTCTTAAAGGTATTTTAAGAAGAATAAATGGTAAAATGGAGTGA
- the tfrB gene encoding fumarate reductase (CoM/CoB) subunit TfrB: MIKIKVLRFDPGVDSDSHLETYEIEEKEKMKVLDALNFINDNYGANLAFRSSCRAGQCGSCALKMDGNIVLACKAEIQPDSIIEPLDFPVLKDLIVDRSEIEEKAEKMRLFLKKCGNESLTNDSAKTCPEIIPAHECIDSKKLRSCIECFSCLSACPVIKESSEYAGPYFMRSLSKFALDPRDTGDRALNGFEEGLYCCTTCGKCAEVCPKEISIPGDAIEKLRAIGCREDVGPLEPHKKLKQTIMETGRSVDPLEKSFIKAVNDSTTLSNSDKAQDSDKFLDSKSQPNVAFFTGCLVDYRMPDIGFALLKVLQENGIKVDVPENQVCCGSPMIRTGQLDALENLVEQNKKALSKYDTIITVCAGCGATLKKDYPKFGAEFNVMDISEFLVDKLDMFNTKPVNMKVTYHDPCHLSRSQGIRLEPRKILSKIKGLEFIEMNEPNQCCGSGGGVKSGKPEIASALGEKKAKMIGKLDVDAVVTICPFCQIHIQDSLNKEGLGHIKVLNILELLDMAYSSD, from the coding sequence ATGATAAAAATCAAGGTTTTAAGATTTGATCCGGGAGTAGATTCTGATTCCCATCTGGAAACTTATGAAATAGAAGAAAAAGAAAAGATGAAGGTACTGGACGCCCTTAATTTTATAAATGACAATTATGGTGCTAATCTTGCATTTAGAAGCTCTTGTAGAGCCGGCCAGTGCGGTTCATGCGCTTTAAAAATGGATGGAAATATTGTTTTAGCATGTAAAGCTGAAATTCAGCCAGATTCTATCATAGAACCTTTAGATTTTCCAGTCCTGAAAGATCTTATTGTTGATAGAAGTGAAATAGAAGAAAAAGCTGAAAAAATGAGGCTTTTTCTAAAAAAGTGTGGAAATGAATCTTTAACAAATGATTCAGCTAAGACATGTCCTGAAATCATCCCTGCCCATGAATGTATTGATTCTAAAAAATTAAGGAGTTGTATTGAATGCTTCTCCTGTTTATCTGCATGTCCAGTTATAAAAGAGAGCTCAGAATATGCAGGACCATATTTCATGAGGTCCTTATCTAAGTTTGCTTTAGATCCTAGAGACACAGGAGATAGGGCATTGAATGGGTTTGAAGAAGGACTCTATTGTTGTACCACTTGTGGAAAGTGTGCGGAAGTTTGTCCAAAAGAAATCAGCATTCCCGGAGATGCCATTGAAAAATTAAGGGCCATTGGTTGTAGAGAAGATGTGGGGCCACTGGAACCTCATAAGAAACTTAAGCAGACAATCATGGAAACAGGTAGATCTGTAGATCCTCTAGAAAAAAGTTTCATAAAGGCCGTAAATGATTCAACTACCTTATCAAACTCCGACAAAGCTCAAGATTCTGATAAATTTCTTGATTCTAAATCTCAACCAAATGTAGCCTTCTTTACAGGTTGTCTAGTAGATTATCGAATGCCAGACATTGGTTTCGCTCTTTTAAAAGTTCTCCAAGAAAATGGAATTAAGGTAGATGTTCCTGAAAATCAGGTCTGCTGTGGTTCGCCTATGATAAGAACCGGGCAGCTAGATGCGCTTGAAAATCTAGTAGAACAAAACAAAAAGGCATTGAGTAAATATGATACCATAATCACTGTCTGTGCTGGATGTGGGGCCACACTAAAGAAAGATTACCCTAAATTCGGTGCTGAATTTAATGTAATGGATATCAGCGAGTTCCTTGTTGATAAACTAGATATGTTCAATACTAAGCCAGTTAACATGAAAGTGACCTATCATGACCCCTGCCACCTTTCTAGAAGTCAGGGCATTCGCTTAGAGCCCAGGAAAATATTAAGCAAAATTAAAGGTTTAGAATTCATTGAAATGAATGAACCCAACCAGTGTTGTGGTTCTGGAGGAGGAGTTAAATCTGGAAAACCTGAAATTGCATCTGCTTTAGGTGAGAAAAAAGCAAAAATGATTGGAAAGCTGGATGTAGATGCAGTAGTTACCATATGTCCTTTCTGCCAAATACATATCCAAGATTCTCTGAATAAAGAGGGATTAGGCCATATAAAGGTTCTAAATATCCTAGAATTATTAGATATGGCTTATAGCTCGGATTGA
- the iorA gene encoding indolepyruvate ferredoxin oxidoreductase subunit alpha, with product MNLKEIVQGKSGEKLFLLGNEAAVRGALEAGISLAATYPGTPSSEIGDVFSKIANDAGVYFEFSINEKVAMEVAAAAAASGVRSFTFMKHVGLNVASDSFMSVVYTGVRGGMIILSADDPSMFSSQNEQDNRHYARLANLPVLEPSNPQEVKDFMKYGYTISEEFQIPILLRTTTRVSHMRGIVELEGIPQSKRKNNEIKGSNNSNSKGFFHKNPSQFVPVPATARIMHKDLVEKMENILEVSNSSDLNIIYYNGQVIKEDSDSNLDLDFDFKGANLGIVASGSAFNYAFDVVEEMGLNIPLLKLGFTYPFPKDIILKFAQNLDKLLVVEEVDPIMENEILKILGAEGLCKKVHGKLDDSLPLIYEFNQDIVKETLNKVLNLTESQSEAQDSNLETNKNKVLDDLALPNRPPTLCPGCPHRAVYYSIRKARENLNINEEDLIFPTDIGCYTLGIESPYKAADYLLAMGSSIGTSCGFSKATNQNIVCFIGDSTFFHSGIPPLINAVHNKHNFVLTVLDNRTTAMTGGQPHPGLPIDGMGDAAPEISIENMVKATGAEFVETINPLSIKKTVDTFERALKYDGVAVIISRYPCVLIKNKETSKKETKKAVMAVDSEKCSQCMGCISKMACPAIYETEASGEQSIEIDAMACKGCTVCVQMCPEKAIRVRK from the coding sequence ATGAATCTTAAAGAGATCGTCCAAGGTAAATCCGGAGAAAAACTGTTTTTGCTGGGTAATGAAGCCGCGGTAAGGGGAGCATTGGAGGCAGGAATTTCATTAGCTGCCACTTATCCAGGTACTCCTTCTTCAGAAATTGGGGATGTATTTTCAAAAATAGCAAATGATGCCGGTGTTTACTTTGAATTTTCTATCAATGAAAAAGTGGCCATGGAAGTCGCTGCGGCTGCTGCAGCTTCAGGTGTCCGCTCATTTACTTTCATGAAACATGTTGGTCTAAATGTGGCCTCTGACTCATTTATGAGTGTGGTCTATACTGGGGTTCGGGGAGGAATGATTATTCTCTCTGCAGATGATCCATCCATGTTTTCATCTCAAAATGAACAGGACAATCGTCACTATGCTCGACTGGCTAACTTACCTGTATTGGAGCCTTCTAATCCTCAAGAAGTCAAAGACTTTATGAAATACGGTTATACAATTTCAGAAGAGTTTCAAATTCCTATTTTGCTAAGGACTACTACTCGGGTTTCCCATATGAGGGGAATTGTAGAATTAGAAGGTATTCCACAATCTAAAAGAAAGAATAATGAAATTAAGGGATCGAATAATTCTAATTCTAAAGGATTTTTCCATAAAAATCCATCACAGTTTGTGCCTGTCCCGGCAACGGCCAGAATCATGCACAAAGACTTAGTGGAGAAAATGGAAAACATTTTAGAAGTTTCCAACAGTTCTGATTTGAATATAATTTATTATAATGGACAAGTGATTAAAGAAGACTCAGATTCAAATTTAGATCTAGATTTTGACTTTAAGGGAGCAAATTTAGGCATAGTTGCTAGTGGCAGTGCATTCAATTATGCTTTTGATGTAGTTGAAGAAATGGGCCTCAATATTCCTTTATTAAAACTTGGATTTACTTATCCTTTTCCTAAAGATATTATCTTAAAATTTGCTCAGAACCTGGATAAATTGCTGGTTGTTGAAGAAGTCGATCCTATAATGGAAAATGAGATATTAAAGATTTTAGGTGCTGAAGGACTTTGTAAAAAGGTTCATGGAAAGCTGGATGATTCATTACCTCTCATTTATGAATTTAATCAGGATATTGTTAAAGAAACACTAAATAAAGTTTTAAATTTGACTGAAAGTCAAAGCGAAGCTCAAGATTCTAATTTAGAAACCAATAAAAATAAAGTTTTAGATGATTTAGCACTCCCTAATAGGCCACCTACGCTCTGTCCAGGGTGTCCTCATCGAGCAGTATATTATTCCATTAGAAAGGCCCGTGAAAATCTTAATATAAATGAGGAAGATTTAATTTTCCCTACAGATATTGGATGTTATACTTTAGGAATTGAATCTCCTTACAAAGCGGCAGATTACCTTTTAGCCATGGGTTCCAGTATTGGTACTAGTTGTGGGTTTTCAAAAGCTACTAATCAGAATATTGTCTGTTTTATTGGTGATTCTACCTTTTTCCATTCTGGAATCCCGCCACTCATTAATGCAGTTCATAATAAGCACAATTTTGTGCTAACGGTTCTGGATAATCGTACTACGGCCATGACTGGCGGCCAACCTCACCCTGGATTGCCTATTGATGGAATGGGTGACGCAGCACCGGAAATTTCCATAGAAAACATGGTCAAGGCTACTGGAGCTGAATTTGTAGAGACTATTAATCCTTTGAGCATTAAAAAGACGGTGGATACCTTTGAGCGAGCATTAAAATATGATGGTGTGGCAGTAATCATTTCCAGATATCCTTGTGTTTTGATAAAGAATAAAGAAACTTCTAAAAAGGAAACTAAAAAAGCAGTAATGGCAGTTGATTCTGAAAAATGCAGCCAATGTATGGGATGTATTTCTAAAATGGCCTGCCCAGCGATCTATGAGACTGAGGCCTCCGGGGAGCAATCCATAGAAATTGATGCCATGGCCTGTAAGGGATGCACAGTTTGTGTCCAAATGTGTCCAGAAAAAGCTATTAGAGTCCGGAAGTGA
- a CDS encoding indolepyruvate oxidoreductase subunit beta → MLNSSTYESSYNIYICGVGGQGIIKTSIVIGEAAIAGENGVVMSEIHGMAQRGGVVSTELKIGNSKSSIIEEGKADLLLAFEPLEAVRAAPKANKNTAIIFNTSSIMPFNISASENPYPELSDIIENLESKSNHVFAIDAEKIAKKAGHILSLNMVMLGAATAVDGFPLKKELILESMRNNLPEKSMPINMRAFEDGFDFVDKF, encoded by the coding sequence ATATTAAATTCTTCAACTTATGAATCATCATATAATATTTATATCTGTGGCGTAGGTGGCCAGGGAATTATAAAAACATCAATTGTCATTGGTGAAGCAGCTATTGCTGGAGAAAATGGTGTGGTAATGAGTGAGATCCATGGAATGGCCCAGAGAGGAGGGGTTGTTTCCACAGAACTTAAAATTGGCAATTCAAAAAGTTCTATCATTGAGGAAGGCAAAGCTGATCTTTTACTGGCATTTGAACCTTTGGAAGCTGTTCGTGCAGCACCCAAAGCTAATAAAAACACAGCTATAATTTTTAATACATCTTCTATAATGCCTTTTAATATATCTGCCAGTGAAAATCCTTATCCTGAACTTTCGGATATAATTGAGAACCTGGAGTCTAAATCAAATCATGTTTTTGCTATTGATGCAGAAAAGATTGCCAAGAAAGCCGGCCATATTCTTTCTTTGAATATGGTGATGTTGGGGGCGGCCACGGCAGTGGATGGATTTCCACTAAAAAAAGAATTGATACTGGAATCTATGAGAAACAATTTGCCTGAAAAAAGCATGCCTATTAATATGAGGGCTTTTGAAGATGGATTTGACTTTGTTGATAAATTTTAG